In a single window of the Candidatus Caldatribacterium sp. genome:
- the fabF gene encoding beta-ketoacyl-ACP synthase II, giving the protein MARRVVVTGIGVISPVGTGKEKFWQSLLEGKSGIDIIQSFDPTPFESRIAGEVRDFNPEGFLPKKEARRMDRFSQFAVCASLMALKDAQLDLNRINRERAGVILGSGIGGIRTFEEQYRVLLERGPQKVSAFFIPMMIVNMGAANVAIQLGLKGPNSCVSTACEASTHALGEALRIIQRNEADIMIAVGAEASITPLAIAGFCAMKALSTRNDEPQKASRPFDRNRDGFVMAEGACALVLEAEEVALNRGARIYAELKGYASTCDAYHITAPDPEGEGAARAMRLALEDSGVSPDEVDYINAHGTSTPLNDRTETLAIKKVFGERAYRIKISSTKSMVGHLLGAAGAIEAAATVLSIYHQVVHPTINLEEPDPECDLDYTPWKAHPLEIRNALSNSFGFGGHNGTLVFGRYEG; this is encoded by the coding sequence TTGGCACGACGAGTGGTTGTCACAGGTATCGGGGTTATAAGCCCTGTGGGTACGGGTAAGGAGAAATTCTGGCAGTCTCTCCTTGAGGGGAAGTCGGGCATCGATATCATCCAGAGCTTTGATCCCACTCCGTTCGAGAGCAGGATTGCAGGAGAGGTTAGGGACTTCAACCCCGAGGGTTTCTTGCCCAAGAAAGAAGCAAGGAGAATGGACCGTTTCTCTCAGTTTGCTGTTTGTGCCTCCCTCATGGCTCTGAAGGACGCTCAGCTCGATCTCAATCGAATCAACCGGGAGAGAGCGGGAGTCATTCTTGGATCCGGTATCGGGGGCATTCGAACCTTCGAAGAGCAGTACCGAGTACTCCTTGAACGGGGACCTCAGAAGGTGAGCGCTTTCTTCATCCCCATGATGATTGTGAACATGGGGGCAGCAAACGTGGCCATTCAGCTCGGTCTCAAGGGTCCAAATAGCTGCGTTTCCACCGCCTGCGAAGCATCGACTCATGCCTTGGGAGAGGCCCTCCGCATTATCCAGCGGAACGAAGCCGACATTATGATTGCCGTTGGGGCTGAGGCGTCTATTACCCCCTTGGCCATCGCTGGTTTCTGTGCCATGAAGGCGCTGTCGACCCGCAACGACGAGCCCCAGAAAGCTTCTCGCCCCTTTGATCGTAACCGCGACGGGTTTGTTATGGCTGAAGGAGCTTGTGCTCTTGTTCTTGAAGCGGAAGAGGTGGCTCTCAATCGGGGTGCGCGGATTTATGCCGAGCTCAAAGGATATGCCTCGACCTGTGATGCGTACCACATTACCGCTCCTGATCCAGAGGGCGAGGGAGCAGCTCGGGCCATGCGCCTTGCTCTTGAGGATAGCGGTGTATCACCTGATGAGGTGGACTACATTAACGCCCATGGTACCTCCACTCCCCTCAACGACCGCACCGAGACCCTTGCCATCAAGAAGGTTTTCGGTGAGCGGGCGTACCGAATCAAAATCAGTTCCACGAAGTCCATGGTTGGTCATCTCCTTGGAGCGGCGGGAGCCATTGAAGCAGCGGCCACGGTTCTTTCAATTTACCATCAAGTTGTCCATCCCACCATCAACCTTGAAGAGCCTGATCCTGAGTGCGATCTCGATTACACCCCTTGGAAAGCCCACCCCCTTGAGATCCGTAACGCTCTTTCGAATTCCTTCGGCTTTGGGGGGCACAACGGGACTCTGGTTTTTGGGAGGTACGAGGGGTGA
- the plsY gene encoding glycerol-3-phosphate 1-O-acyltransferase PlsY, translating to MAVWIFPVNYLLGSLPCGLLVTWAFRGVDLRKYGSGNIGATNVSRVAGFFPALLAGVGDALKGFLGAYLAFRFFGVSPLFLAAAFLVIVGHDWSCFLRFRGGKGVATTLGVLFFLSWQAALLCFLTWVLMVVLTRYSSLGSLSGAAAMPVFLFLFHRPPVFVWWGILAAICVFVRHKDNIRRLTQGKELKIGEKGCGEGGRRNFGIE from the coding sequence GTGGCGGTTTGGATATTCCCGGTGAACTATCTCTTAGGGTCTTTACCCTGTGGGCTTTTGGTCACATGGGCTTTCCGGGGTGTGGATCTCCGCAAGTACGGAAGTGGGAATATCGGAGCGACGAATGTCTCTCGAGTGGCAGGATTTTTCCCTGCTCTTCTTGCCGGTGTGGGAGACGCTCTCAAAGGTTTCCTCGGGGCATACCTTGCTTTTCGGTTTTTCGGGGTGTCTCCTCTCTTTCTCGCCGCGGCCTTTCTTGTCATTGTGGGGCATGACTGGTCGTGCTTTTTGAGGTTCAGAGGAGGTAAGGGAGTGGCCACGACACTCGGAGTACTCTTTTTCCTCTCCTGGCAAGCGGCTCTTCTGTGCTTTTTGACCTGGGTTCTTATGGTGGTACTCACGAGGTACTCCTCTCTTGGGTCTCTGAGTGGAGCAGCAGCTATGCCGGTTTTCCTTTTCCTTTTCCATCGACCTCCGGTTTTCGTATGGTGGGGAATACTGGCGGCAATCTGTGTGTTTGTAAGGCACAAAGACAATATTCGCCGACTCACACAAGGGAAAGAGCTGAAAATCGGCGAGAAAGGATGTGGAGAAGGTGGACGAAGGAATTTTGGAATTGAATGA
- the trxA gene encoding thioredoxin, producing MDEGILELNETNFDEEVLRSPMPVLVDFWATWCMPCRMMAPVVADIAREWAGRVKVGKVNTDDAPSLAMRYGVHAIPTLIFFQDGKEVERVVGYVPKKSLEERLRRILGEA from the coding sequence GTGGACGAAGGAATTTTGGAATTGAATGAGACGAATTTTGACGAAGAAGTGCTCCGTTCCCCCATGCCAGTTCTTGTGGATTTCTGGGCGACCTGGTGCATGCCCTGCCGTATGATGGCTCCGGTGGTTGCTGATATTGCGCGAGAGTGGGCCGGACGGGTTAAGGTGGGGAAAGTGAATACAGACGATGCTCCATCCTTAGCCATGCGGTATGGGGTCCATGCCATTCCCACTCTCATCTTCTTCCAGGACGGGAAGGAAGTGGAACGAGTCGTGGGGTATGTTCCAAAGAAAAGCCTCGAAGAACGGTTACGAAGGATTCTGGGCGAGGCATAG
- a CDS encoding polysaccharide deacetylase family protein: MFQRKASKNGYEGFWARHRLSYLFVLAAVLLFLQGAEAIEVQGERVFGLNALRLVRENIQAGKRIALTFDDAPNGYTGEILAVLERFKVRATFFLVGSQVLRHPELVHLIVAAGHEIGNHSFSHVLTKGCLEKEIREDIERAERAILEVTGQLPLYFRPPGGLVTQDVQRACGALGYTLVLWSVDSGDWKAKDGEEVVTSVLQRVHPGAIVLFHPLPCTVRALPQVLQALEERGYEVVPLSLLLWP; encoded by the coding sequence ATGTTCCAAAGAAAAGCCTCGAAGAACGGTTACGAAGGATTCTGGGCGAGGCATAGACTCTCGTACCTTTTTGTCCTTGCCGCAGTTCTCCTTTTTCTCCAGGGCGCAGAGGCCATTGAGGTTCAGGGAGAACGTGTTTTTGGCCTGAATGCCCTGCGCCTTGTTCGGGAGAACATCCAAGCGGGGAAGAGAATCGCCCTTACCTTTGACGATGCCCCGAATGGGTACACAGGGGAGATTCTTGCTGTTCTTGAGAGATTCAAGGTACGGGCGACCTTTTTCCTTGTCGGATCTCAGGTTCTGCGCCATCCAGAGCTTGTGCATCTCATTGTTGCTGCAGGACATGAGATTGGGAATCACTCCTTTTCCCATGTGCTGACCAAGGGATGTTTGGAGAAAGAGATTCGGGAGGACATTGAGCGGGCCGAAAGGGCTATTCTTGAAGTTACGGGTCAACTTCCTCTGTACTTTCGACCTCCAGGGGGGCTTGTGACCCAGGATGTGCAACGGGCCTGTGGGGCTTTGGGGTATACCCTCGTTCTCTGGAGTGTGGACTCAGGGGATTGGAAGGCAAAGGACGGAGAAGAAGTGGTGACTTCTGTTCTCCAGAGAGTGCACCCCGGTGCCATTGTTCTTTTCCATCCTCTTCCCTGCACCGTTCGGGCACTCCCTCAGGTGCTCCAAGCCCTCGAAGAGAGGGGATATGAGGTTGTTCCCCTCTCGCTTCTTTTGTGGCCATGA